The Streptomyces sp. NBC_00224 genome has a window encoding:
- a CDS encoding DUF6230 family protein, with amino-acid sequence MESQVRGGTRWKRFALVMVPSVAATAAIGIGLAQGALAASFSVSGVDFKVTADQLVGHNMLQYGSIDSGAGKNHPVVVSGFNHAEITNMCQSVVTPLPFDIPGIGKAVTMKIEAGTEAGKPVVADNIYLDVTQLDTDATFKNIDIGVAAGEGQGTGDERVEIQPGKKGTPGESPSQYGFAQRAKEVVLDKVQQRAWATTAASFKLNGLKLRLSGGSNECELKH; translated from the coding sequence ATGGAGTCCCAAGTTCGTGGCGGGACCAGATGGAAGCGGTTCGCGCTGGTCATGGTGCCCAGCGTGGCTGCCACGGCGGCGATAGGCATCGGGCTCGCCCAGGGTGCGCTGGCGGCGTCGTTCAGTGTGTCCGGGGTCGACTTCAAGGTCACGGCGGACCAGCTGGTCGGCCACAACATGCTTCAGTACGGGTCGATCGACAGCGGCGCGGGCAAGAACCACCCAGTGGTCGTGTCCGGCTTCAACCACGCCGAGATCACCAACATGTGCCAGTCCGTTGTGACGCCGCTCCCGTTCGATATCCCGGGCATCGGCAAGGCCGTCACGATGAAGATCGAGGCGGGCACGGAGGCGGGCAAGCCCGTCGTAGCGGACAACATCTACCTTGATGTGACCCAGCTCGACACCGACGCGACGTTCAAGAACATCGACATCGGTGTCGCGGCGGGCGAGGGTCAGGGCACGGGCGACGAACGCGTCGAGATCCAGCCCGGCAAGAAGGGCACGCCGGGCGAGAGCCCCAGCCAGTACGGCTTCGCGCAGCGCGCCAAGGAGGTCGTTCTGGACAAGGTGCAGCAGCGTGCGTGGGCAACCACAGCGGCCAGCTTCAAGCTCAATGGCCTCAAGCTGCGGCTGTCCGGTGGCTCCAACGAGTGCGAGTTGAAGCACTAG
- a CDS encoding tetratricopeptide repeat protein, translated as MQPRNMSMSGVVDLAAVKAAGEAKAKAEQARVEAARQGGGAAVPPSALVIDVDEAGFERDIIQRSAEVPVVIDFWAEWCEPCKQLGPLLERLAVEYSGRFLLAKIDVDANQMLMQQFGIQGIPAVFAVVAGQALPLFQGAAPEAQIRETLDQLIQVAEERFGLTGIAVDADANEDSAQAPAAVAAGPYDALLEAAVTALDSGDLAGAVQAYKNVLADDPGHPEAKLGLAQAELLRRVQDMDPQQVRKDAAEKPADVTAQIAAADLDLVGGHVEDAFGRLVEAARVTSGDDRDAARMRLLELFEVVGSDDPRVTKARSALARVLY; from the coding sequence ATGCAGCCTAGGAACATGTCCATGAGCGGCGTCGTCGACCTCGCCGCGGTGAAGGCGGCCGGTGAGGCCAAGGCCAAGGCGGAGCAGGCCCGAGTCGAGGCCGCCCGCCAGGGCGGGGGCGCGGCCGTACCGCCGTCGGCCCTCGTGATCGATGTCGACGAGGCCGGATTCGAGCGCGACATCATCCAGCGTTCGGCCGAGGTGCCGGTCGTCATCGACTTCTGGGCCGAGTGGTGCGAGCCGTGCAAGCAGCTCGGCCCGCTGCTTGAGCGCCTCGCGGTGGAGTACAGCGGCCGCTTCCTTCTGGCCAAGATCGATGTCGACGCCAACCAGATGCTGATGCAGCAGTTCGGGATCCAGGGGATCCCGGCGGTCTTCGCGGTGGTCGCCGGGCAGGCGCTGCCCCTGTTCCAGGGCGCGGCCCCCGAGGCGCAGATCCGCGAGACCCTCGACCAGCTGATCCAGGTCGCCGAGGAGCGCTTCGGTCTCACCGGCATCGCCGTCGACGCGGACGCGAACGAGGACTCCGCGCAGGCCCCCGCCGCGGTCGCGGCCGGTCCTTATGACGCCCTGCTCGAAGCGGCCGTGACGGCCCTGGACTCCGGCGACCTGGCCGGCGCGGTCCAGGCGTACAAGAACGTGCTCGCCGACGACCCCGGCCACCCCGAGGCCAAGCTCGGCCTCGCCCAGGCCGAACTGCTGCGGCGCGTCCAGGACATGGACCCGCAGCAGGTCCGCAAGGACGCGGCGGAGAAGCCGGCGGACGTCACCGCCCAGATCGCCGCGGCGGATCTGGACCTGGTGGGCGGACACGTCGAGGACGCGTTCGGCCGGCTCGTCGAGGCCGCCCGGGTCACCTCGGGCGACGACCGCGACGCGGCGCGGATGCGCCTGCTCGAACTCTTCGAAGTGGTCGGTTCCGACGACCCGCGGGTGACCAAGGCGCGGAGCGCGCTGGCGCGAGTTCTTTACTGA
- a CDS encoding GDP-mannose 4,6-dehydratase — translation MSWNNRTVLVTGAEGFIGSTLVDLLVEQGARVRALVHYKPYAEKGYLAHLLDHPAVEMIAGDVRDAGRVSDAVAGCDTVFHLAALIGIPYSYDSPGAYVQTNVVGTENIAEACRRHSVRRLVHTSTSEVYGTARTVPIAEDHPLQPQSPYSASKIGADMMALSHWHAFELPVTVVRPFNTYGPRQSARAVIPTILSQLHAGVKEIRLGSLTPTRDFTYVTDTARGFLAVASCDRAVGEVVNLGSGREISIGDLAESLIAASGRSARIVVDPARLRPSGSEVERLLSDNSRAREWAGWEPEVSLGEGLKRTSEWVEANLGAFGGGYAV, via the coding sequence ATGAGCTGGAACAACCGGACCGTCCTGGTCACCGGAGCCGAGGGCTTCATCGGCTCGACCCTCGTCGACCTGCTGGTCGAACAGGGCGCGCGGGTGCGGGCGTTGGTGCACTACAAGCCGTACGCGGAGAAGGGCTACCTCGCGCATCTGCTCGACCACCCGGCGGTCGAGATGATCGCGGGCGACGTGCGCGACGCCGGGCGGGTCTCGGACGCGGTCGCCGGATGCGACACCGTCTTCCACCTCGCCGCGCTGATCGGCATCCCGTACAGCTACGACTCGCCGGGCGCGTACGTCCAGACGAACGTCGTCGGCACGGAGAACATCGCGGAGGCCTGCCGCCGGCACTCGGTGCGGCGGCTTGTGCACACCTCGACGAGTGAGGTGTACGGGACGGCGCGGACGGTGCCGATCGCGGAGGACCACCCGCTCCAGCCGCAGTCGCCGTACTCCGCGTCGAAGATAGGCGCGGACATGATGGCGCTGTCCCACTGGCACGCCTTCGAGCTGCCGGTGACGGTGGTGCGGCCGTTCAACACGTACGGCCCCCGGCAGTCGGCGCGGGCGGTGATCCCGACGATCCTGTCCCAACTCCACGCGGGGGTGAAGGAGATCCGGCTCGGCTCGCTCACTCCGACGCGTGACTTCACGTACGTGACGGACACCGCGCGGGGGTTCCTGGCGGTGGCGTCGTGCGACCGGGCGGTGGGGGAGGTGGTGAACCTGGGGTCGGGCCGGGAGATCTCGATCGGGGACCTGGCGGAGTCCCTCATCGCGGCGTCCGGCCGGTCCGCGCGGATCGTGGTCGACCCGGCGCGGCTGCGGCCCTCGGGCAGCGAGGTGGAACGCCTGCTGTCCGACAACTCGCGGGCGCGGGAGTGGGCGGGGTGGGAGCCGGAGGTGTCCCTGGGGGAGGGGCTGAAGCGGACGTCCGAGTGGGTGGAGGCGAATCTGGGGGCGTTTGGGGGCGGGTACGCGGTGTGA
- a CDS encoding TetR/AcrR family transcriptional regulator codes for MCSESSPGRTARPGRPRSPEADAAILLATRQALVELGWSKLTMGDVATRAGVAKTTLYRRWAGKNELVVDAVAVLFDELELPDLGSLAADVEGVVLQFASILERPETQTALMAVVAESTRDDALRGRIRSAIVDRQKRLVLIGRERAQVRGELPYEDDPATSARHADLIFDVVAGAVVHRALVSAEPVDREWAREFTLLICTGLQATA; via the coding sequence ATGTGTTCCGAATCCAGCCCCGGCAGAACCGCGCGCCCCGGCCGCCCCCGCAGCCCCGAGGCGGACGCGGCGATCCTGCTGGCGACCCGGCAGGCGCTGGTCGAGCTGGGCTGGTCGAAACTGACGATGGGGGATGTGGCGACCCGCGCGGGCGTCGCCAAGACGACGTTGTACCGGCGCTGGGCGGGCAAGAACGAGCTGGTCGTGGACGCGGTGGCGGTCCTCTTCGACGAGCTCGAACTCCCCGACCTCGGCAGCCTCGCGGCGGACGTGGAGGGCGTGGTGCTCCAGTTCGCGTCCATCCTGGAGCGCCCCGAGACCCAGACGGCCCTGATGGCCGTGGTCGCCGAATCCACCCGCGACGACGCCCTGCGCGGCCGGATCCGCTCGGCGATCGTGGACCGCCAGAAACGGCTCGTACTGATCGGCCGCGAGCGGGCGCAGGTGCGGGGGGAACTCCCGTACGAGGACGACCCGGCGACCTCCGCGCGCCATGCCGACCTCATCTTCGATGTGGTGGCGGGGGCGGTGGTGCATCGGGCGCTGGTGAGCGCGGAGCCGGTGGATCGGGAGTGGGCGCGGGAGTTCACGCTGCTGATCTGCACGGGCTTGCAGGCGACGGCCTGA
- a CDS encoding DUF6114 domain-containing protein, protein MSAETTGSRGFTYWRLRYRAWRGSRPFWAGLFTIAGGVPIMYFPYANMHLGNITLAMSTTAGAGSLIIGVLLVTLGVTMWFHHIVRVFAGIASILLALISLPVANFGGFVIGFLFALFGGALAVAWVPAKPKRRDLRGKAAEPSGDEPDALPEEGSVPGPREEGHGTAITETTVDANGGRNSAG, encoded by the coding sequence ATGAGCGCCGAGACCACAGGTTCCCGAGGGTTCACCTACTGGCGGCTTCGTTACCGGGCCTGGCGGGGCAGCCGGCCGTTCTGGGCAGGGCTGTTCACCATCGCGGGCGGCGTGCCCATCATGTACTTCCCGTACGCCAACATGCACCTGGGCAACATCACGCTGGCCATGTCGACCACGGCCGGGGCGGGTTCGCTGATCATCGGCGTACTTCTGGTGACGCTGGGCGTGACGATGTGGTTCCACCACATTGTCCGGGTGTTCGCCGGTATCGCGTCCATCCTGCTGGCGCTGATCTCCCTGCCCGTCGCGAACTTCGGCGGCTTCGTCATCGGCTTCCTGTTTGCTCTGTTCGGCGGGGCGCTCGCAGTTGCGTGGGTGCCCGCAAAGCCCAAACGGCGTGATCTCCGCGGCAAGGCCGCCGAGCCCTCGGGCGATGAGCCGGACGCACTCCCGGAAGAGGGAAGCGTCCCCGGCCCGCGCGAGGAGGGGCACGGAACCGCCATCACCGAAACGACAGTCGACGCCAATGGCGGGAGGAACAGTGCGGGGTGA